tttatatctgTTAATAATtagttttaaaaattgtaaaatttttaatCGTATTTCTTCTTTCTCTTCAACGATTTTTTGGTTTTCATCTTCTTTTAGTCTATTTACACAAATTagaagaaaattatttttatcgttttcaatgtttttaaataaaatttcatttaacaaaatatcGTTCAAATTAGTctcaattaaaaaatatatgttaagagCAAATATCCTACATTCATCAAATTCGTCATTAATCCACATATTTAATGAACGAAATAAATagtgatgaaaaaaaacacaaaacctttttttttcgtcaTCATTacatttgttaaaaaaatctattaatttttcatgAATAAAATTTAACGAATTTAATTTTTCGTCATTGTCTGAATTTTCTCTATTGTTCAACAGCTCTAAATGGTTTTCCATGCATTTTGGAAAAAGCACATGACATATATTTTCCTCATGAATAGTGTTGCTCATTTTAGTATcaggaaataataaatggaaaattaAATGTACAAAATATGTGTACAAATAATATGTACAAAGTATATGTACATAGGTGTACAAAagtgcacatatatatatgtgcgaAAATTGTTACAGacacaataaaaaatattacaaatatATGATTATATATTGACCAAAAAGCTTCTTATTGTAGCTTTATGAATAAACAAGAATTATGATTAAGAAGAGAGTTGAATATGAGAAGGAGAGAAAAAATTGGATGGACAGGAGAATACGGAAAGGTAGAAGAAAGTATAATAAAGacaatttaattatataaaaaataaaatgacaaTGACAAAAATAAAGTACAAAGAGGATTAATTAATTTACCATTTTACcctatttatttatttaacaacggaaaaaagagaaaaaaaatataaatattcctATAGTATACATTTTGTGGATAATTGATAATACGTTTCTctcattttataataaaaaaagaaaaaacggGACGCTTTAATTGAGACAAGATATGAGCATttgctatatatatacataaataattcttccttttttcttttcttttatgttttttttattttgtttattttgtttattttttatttttttttcgtttttcccctttttattttttttgttcttcgatttattttattagtattatttttttctcttaatttccATATAAGTTttatgagaaaaaaaaaattataaaaccGTAGCAGTGTAATAATTGTACTAAAAAGAAATAATGTTTAATTACATATAATACGAagagtaataataaaaggtgcaggtatttattttatcatttttgtattttattattttgtttactttgtttttttatatgtaaatgaaaataatagttACACCACAATAgaattgataaaaaaaaatatatatatatatatatatatatatatatataataatagtgacaataataattttataatatagtcatataaatgtagataaaaatacatttaattgtttaaatcatattttaaatacatCATTAGAATTATCTCCCTCCACATTTGTTATTTCTATTTTCTCAGCTCATATCACTATTTTAACACTTATCAGTGAAAAATTTGgctccattttttttatatacatatacttGAATATACGCATATACACATGCAATTTGTTTTATTCCTTCATCCCTGTAATGAGCTAACTTCAAAGCTTATACATCCCCATTCCACAAATAATGGTGTTTAGCTAGCCAAACCTTCCGGATATATGAacaaagtttttttttttaaacaatgAAGAGAAAATCGCcttttgtgaaaaaaaatctTATAAAGGCTCAAAACACTTTGGATAAATTTGGGATTTTTAAAAAGGCAAttggaataaaaaaagaagatgaaaaagaacatgatgtaaataaaaacaatatgactaattttacaaaaaaggaagatggaaatatattgaaaataaaaaaagaaaaatatgatgGATATGAAGACAACTTAAATGATATAGATGATGTAGATACCCACGATGGAAATAGAACAGactataataatacaaatgaaGGTAAAGAATTCAATAAAGGAACCCtaaaaaattttgatgatcaatcaaaaaatgaaaaggaTAGAGGAAAGGACTTGTTTAAATTAAAGGTGAAATCAAAAGAAGCGTcagatttaaataattcaaatagtAATGcaataaatgaaaaagagCAAGATGAAAATCCAAATAACACAAACCCCAATAGTTTGCCATTACATAAACTATATCAACCAATTTATAAAGaagattatataaatgagATAAGAAGTAAAAGAAATCcattattaacaaaaatattagatgaagatttaaattttaatttaattttatgtgGCCCACCAGGTTCTGGTAAATCATCTCTTATAAATGTAATAAAGAATAAAactcataatttatttataactttatttcatttaaataatttcaaTACTGAAATACGACGAATATATGATCAAtctataataaattataaattgtCTAAAAGACGAATGATCTTATGcataaaagatataaatagaTTAAATAAGCCACAACAAGAACATTTATTAttagttttaaaaaaaggctatttttatcttttagcTACTTGTTTGTATAACCctatgaatatattaaatgctTCATTAAGTTCTagatgtttatatttatatttgagtccatatgataaaattgaATTAGCTTTAATCATtaaaagaataataaataaattaaatatcgAAATTGAAGATAATGCATTAAATGTTATAATCAGCCATTCTTCTGGGGATGCAAGAGTGGCCATAAATATTATTGACTTTGCTATACAACATATGAGATTAGAAGAAATGaaagaaaaggaaaaacaagaaaaagaaaaacagGAAAATAAAGATGggatagaaaaaaaaaatgatacaatGATAAAACAAGTGAAAGTAAAAAGATATAATGAATATTTCAGTGAAGGATCTAATGCTGAAccgaacaaaaaaattatacaaataaataatattaaaaactttttacaaaattttccatgtaatgataataaattagatcattataattttatatcaGGTTTACATAAAAGTATAAGAGCAGGAAATGTAAAGGCAGCAATATTATATTTGACaaaatcattaaaaaatgGAGAGGAcccattatatatatgtagaaGATTAATAAGAATAGCATCTGAAGATATTGGAATTGCAAATCATAAAGTTTTATCAGTTTGTGTTAATACACATTATGCATGTAAAGCTATAGGAATGCCTGAATGTCAAACAGCTCTAATATATGCTGTTATTGTTTTATGTAAATCCTCAAAAAGtaactatatatatgttgttgaaaaaaatgcaaaaaaaatatgtaatgaaTATAGCTTTGATGTACCTTTCCATTTAAGGAATACTTcaaatagatatatatacacaaacCAACCAGAAATTCTTACATTTGAAGAgcatataaagaaatataaagCTGTTCAAAAATATCTACCTgattatatagaaaatgttGAAGTGCTCCCAGAAATATGAAGTATTTCATGGAATAGACATTATGTGCAATTAAGTGTAACGAAAAAAACATATCTAATGATAAACAACTAAAAATAAACTTTGAAATTTTCacctttttaataatacaccATTTATGGGTAAAACCGTTTAAATGTTTTTCTCGTGTGTAACTATATGTATAAATGATTTTGTCGACTGATTTTGAATTGTTTTATGTgtcattttaaaattattattttttttctttttaattttttaaattgccCATTCTTTGcagtttcatttttttaattcttaaTTTTTACGTGAAACATGCACAATATTGgcactattattattttttttttttttttttttttttttttacgatTATTCCTAActaatttatacattttttttaattttattgttatttttttcaaacgAAACAAATGTGTTGAggatacaaaaataaagcaatttaaaaaagaaaaaagaaaaatacgCTTTAAAAAATGGTATTTTCATgcaaaaatttaatttatgcAAATATATTAGCATGCTTAGAGAATGTATATAGATCGAGATAAACATGTGTGTGTGTAAATATTCCGATTTGAATATATGCACAAGGATATATGTTCGAATGTTCATTGATCATATTTCAGACGTGGCTAATCCCTCCTTAATTTAATTACTAAACATTACCTCCCAACCTTTCCCTGTTTTATGTCTATTATAGGATTATAGGTCAGGATTTGCGTTTCGTTCAgaatatttttgatatgtGTTTTTCTATCTCTTagtttttcattaaatatatatcgtaaaatataaacaaaatcagccatttctttattattaacattaatattaaaattgaataaattttcataattttcattttgtattttttctttagtttttaatttttccttTAATAAATGTAGAGCAGATATAACATTGTATAtttcgttatttttaattatttcatCCTTTTTTAACAATGGTATATCATGCTTTTTAAATATGTCATTAATTGTATCAatcaatattattagtttgtctttatttttttcaaattcttCTTTTTCACAAATGTTCATGTAatttaattcaaaaaaattagtaATAGTTTGATCAGAAATATTTCcttctatatatttagcTTGCTCATCATTCgattgaatatttttatattcatcatTCTCGGTATCATCGTCAAAACATGTCAAATCTTTATATTCATCAAGTAATGCTAACGTAGTTAAAttgtttaaaatatatttttttatttctatttcattaatatttgttttattaatatttgttatatttatatttaattt
Above is a window of Plasmodium yoelii strain 17X genome assembly, chromosome: 9 DNA encoding:
- a CDS encoding helicase, with product MKRKSPFVKKNLIKAQNTLDKFGIFKKAIGIKKEDEKEHDVNKNNMTNFTKKEDGNILKIKKEKYDGYEDNLNDIDDVDTHDGNRTDYNNTNEGKEFNKGTLKNFDDQSKNEKDRGKDLFKLKVKSKEASDLNNSNSNAINEKEQDENPNNTNPNSLPLHKLYQPIYKEDYINEIRSKRNPLLTKILDEDLNFNLILCGPPGSGKSSLINVIKNKTHNLFITLFHLNNFNTEIRRIYDQSIINYKLSKRRMILCIKDINRLNKPQQEHLLLVLKKGYFYLLATCLYNPMNILNASLSSRCLYLYLSPYDKIELALIIKRIINKLNIEIEDNALNVIISHSSGDARVAINIIDFAIQHMRLEEMKEKEKQEKEKQENKDGIEKKNDTMIKQVKVKRYNEYFSEGSNAEPNKKIIQINNIKNFLQNFPCNDNKLDHYNFISGLHKSIRAGNVKAAILYLTKSLKNGEDPLYICRRLIRIASEDIGIANHKVLSVCVNTHYACKAIGMPECQTALIYAVIVLCKSSKSNYIYVVEKNAKKICNEYSFDVPFHLRNTSNRYIYTNQPEILTFEEHIKKYKAVQKYLPDYIENVEVLPEI
- a CDS encoding RNA transcription, translation and transport factor protein, putative; the encoded protein is MNSLKRKLVLLGYESYDIEKDDFYCMILKIEEEKIRLYKPKEREKLNYTKEKNYIEHILKYLKKLNINITNINKTNINEIEIKKYILNNLTTLALLDEYKDLTCFDDDTENDEYKNIQSNDEQAKYIEGNISDQTITNFFELNYMNICEKEEFEKNKDKLIILIDTINDIFKKHDIPLLKKDEIIKNNEIYNVISALHLLKEKLKTKEKIQNENYENLFNFNINVNNKEMADFVYILRYIFNEKLRDRKTHIKNILNETQILTYNPIIDIKQGKVGR